A window of Cottoperca gobio chromosome 16, fCotGob3.1, whole genome shotgun sequence contains these coding sequences:
- the elp6 gene encoding elongator complex protein 6, with amino-acid sequence MFTELNSILNTTPDTFTQGEFVLLSDRQSDASFLIHHFLSLYLRARCKVWFLGLVQSFNHYSAINQRLGVSLTQAKEKGQLVFLEGLNESLSVLIPQKAETGSPAMDFLRDPAVGLKSLYEFVRSSVTGSGAADGAEEWGPPVLLVDDLSVLLSLGVSVGAVLDFSHYCRATVCSELQGNVVMLARCDGDGEEDEEDDEGSERLLKGLTHQCSLLLHVQGLPTGYCRDIHGQVEVCWRRRQADGQYTQKKLFQYKVHDKGASFFAPGTSSAVL; translated from the exons ATGTTTACAGAGCTCAACAGTATCTTGAACACCACTCCCGACACCTTCACACAG GGAGAATTTGTGTTGctttcagacagacagagtgatgcCTCTTTCCTCATTCACCACTTCCTCTCTTTGTACCTACGAG CACGCTGCAAAGTGTGGTTTCTGGGTCTGGTGCAGTCCTTCAATCATTACAGTGCAATCAACCAGAGACTG ggtGTGAGCCTCACACAAGCAAAGGAAAAAGGTCAGCTGGTTTTCTTAGAGGGACTGAACGAGTCGCTGTCCGTTTTGATTCCTCAAAAAGCCGAGACAGGAAGTCCAGCCATGGACTTTCTCAG GGATCCTGCTGTTGGCCTGAAGAGTCTGTACGAGTTTGTCCGGTCCAGCGTGACCGGTTCTGGTGCGGCAGATGGGGCCGAGGAGTGGGGACCCCCGGTGCTGCTGGTGGATGACCTCAGTGTGCTGCTGAGTCTGGGGGTGAGCGTGGGAGCCGTGCTGGACTTCAGCCACTACTGCCGAGCCACCGTCTGCTCCGAGCTTCAG GGCAATGTGGTGATGCTGGCCCGCTGTGATGGGGAcggagaggaggacgaggaagatGATGAAGGCTCAGAGAGACTTCTGAAGGGCCTGACCCACCAGTGTAGCCTCCTTCTTCATGTACAGGGTCTCCCCACTGGATACTGCAGGGACATACATGGGCAG GTGGAAGTGTGTTGGAGGAGGAGACAAGCTGATGGGCAGTACACACAGAAGAAACTCTTTCAGTACAAGGTCCATGATAAAGGAGCCTCCTTCTTTGCTCCCGGGACATCCAGCGCTGTTCTCTAG